In Desulfofustis limnaeus, the genomic stretch CGGCGTCCCCTCAGTTCGAGGCAACACCACACCGTTTGTCAGTATCCCGCACTCAAGATACCGGCGAATCAGACACGCCACGCGCCTGTCATTCACCTTCTTCATAACTCGCCCCATCAGAAGATCGTGGTTGACCCGGTCAAAGAACTTCTCCAGATCCATATCCACCACAAATCTGCGACCTTCAGCTACATACTGTCTGGCCGCCTTTACAGCCTGATGGGCATTCCGCCCTGGCCGAAAACCATAGTTCGACTCAGAAAAGTCCGGCTCGAATAATGGTGACAATACCTGATGCAACGCTTGCTGGATCAAACGATCCGTCAGCGTTGGAATACCAAGTGTCCTCACTCCGCCCTGCGGCTTCGGAATGTCCACTCGGCGCACTGGCGAGGGCGTGTAGGCCCCAGCCAGCAGTTTGGCCCTGATCGTCGGCCAGTGTCGTTTAAGGTGATCCTTGAACTCGGCTATGCCTATTCCGTCTACACCAGCACTGCCTTTGTTCTCCATCACCCGCTGATAGGCGAGCAGCATATTGCTGCGTTCACACGCAGCTTCCATGAGCTCACCCTGCTGCCTCAACTCCGCTTTCGTCTGCTTGCCGGCCGACGGGGACATCTCGGCACCAGTCAAAGTCCTCTCGGAGTTCCGCCCCGATAACCCTTTGACGGTATCTGCTTGCCGCAGATCATCTGCCTTCATCAACGCTCTCCGTGAACCGACCGCCTACTTGCGGTTTCAATGTTCGGCCCTTCGAGCAGTTTTCCACTCTACTATGGCCTCTGCTGACTTCTGGCAGCCCATCTCGACACCTCTCGATGCCGGTAGCACATGGCAGATTGCCAGATCTCCCCGGGTATTACGCACCTACCTTCACGCTTATGCCTGTCGGATTTACGTCACACTGTTCCGTGCAAGTTTCGGGCTTTGCAGATATTCGCCTGCTTACCCCAGTGCCACGCCTCATATCCGCTTCCTGTTCGTCAGGCCAGCGCTTTGCCTTCGGCTTCCTCCAGATTTCCAGTCGCCCGGAACACCCTTGCCGTTCGGCTAACTCTTCCCCTTGCCGGGCGAGTAGAGGACTTGCACCTCCAAGTAGGTGCGCCCTGCCGGGCGCACGAAAAAAAACGGCCCGTCTTCCGAAGAAAACGGGCCGTTTTGAAAACTGGCTCCCCGGGACGGACTCGAACCGCCGACAGGGTGGTTAACAGCCACCTGCTCTACCGACTGAGCTACCGAGGATAACACTTTTTCCCCTATGTTTTTGCTTTTGCAAGCAATTCGAGGAAAAAGACTTTCATGGCCTGTTGCTAAGTCCCCGTTTTTTCGTGGGCAGCAACCGTGAAAGTGAAGCCCGAATATATCGTGCGGGAGGGAGGCTGTCAATAGGTTTTTGGCGGGTCGCAGAGCCGCGCCACCCGATCCCAGGCAAAGGCATAGAAGCCATTCCAGGTCTGGCGGTGGGGCCGCCCTGGGCGCCAGGCACGGCGATATTGGAGCCAGGCCGCATCCGCCTGGTCGGGTGCCGGCAGCTGATCCGGCAGCGTCCAGAGCAGCAGCCGGGCATAGACGGTGGCCAGGGCATCGTTATGCTCGACAGCGGCATGGCTGACCGCCGGATCGTCCAGGTCGTACTCGAGGCGATCGAGCACCTCACGGATGATCTGCCTTGTGTGGGGATGGCGCATGACGCCGGTGATGCCGCCGCCCGCTTCGAATTGGTAGAACCCCCGGGCCGGACCATTGCGATGCTGACGTCGGGCCTTGAAGCGCGACTCCTGCAAGCCGATGGCCAGCAACATGGCCATCGCCTCAGTGCTCGTCATTCTCGGCGGCAGCAACGCCAGACCAGGGCGAATCACCAGCTGCAGGATATCAGGGACGAGCATCATCGCGATCCGGATCGCTGCCGTAAAAATAGCCGCACTTCGGGCAGATCACCCGCTCGCCAGCCTCGGCCGGCTGCCGATCGCCCATCACCACACCCCGTCGAACAACACCTGATGCGTCCAGGAGAGCCGCCACCGGTCGGCCAGATCATCCGGGTTGCGCCCGGCATAAGGCCCGGACAACACCCCCATGTAGGATTCAGTCTTGGCCACCACCTCGGAACACACCAGCCACCGCCCGGCCACGCTCAGGTACTTGGACGCCGGCGGCACCAGGTGCAACGGGATCCGCCAGAACGGATAGATCTGCCCCTGATGCTCGCGGATCACCCGATTGATCGCCGCCTGCCGGTCGTACCGTTGCACCGGCGACCGGGACACCTTCAGCACCGGCCGGGCGATCAGCACATGCTTGCCGCGATAGCGGTCCAGCGACCCATAGCGCAACGTTACCAGCGCCTCGAAGGTCGAGCCAAGCGCGTCGACGATCACGCCGCTATGCCCGAATTCCGCTCGATCATCCTTGGCGTTGAACCGCTCCACCGCCAGGATGGCAAACGACAACAACCCAGCCGAGCGCACGCAGAACAGATCCCCGGCCCGCAGCTCGATATCGGCCGGCATGGCTAGGCCTCCGGCGGTGGCGGTGGCGGGGTCGGCTTGTCGGGCACCGCACCAGCAGGCCGCGCCGCCGTCGGCTCCGGGGTGTACCAGGCCCGGTACGGATCATGCCGCCGGTCAGCCGGAGCACTCCCCGCAGCAGGTGCTACGGGTTGATACGGGGTGCCTTGACCCCGCACCTTCAGCGCCGTCCGGGCGGCCACCCACAGCGCCGCCAGCCAATAGCCGGCACTCCCCCGCGGCTCCTCGAGGGCCTGCAGCTCGCGGGCCACATCGGCGGCCGTGGTGCGCAGATCGAGCAACACCGCCAGCACCTGCCCCACATCGATGCCGAGCCAGTCGCCCCCCCACACCAGCAACACGAAGGCCACGATATACAGCTCGCTCGTCCGCAGGCTCTTGACGATCATGACTCACCCTGCGCGTCGCGCCGATAGGAGCGGAAGATGAGGCTGCCGCAGGAATCGCAGATCCGGATCGTGGTGAACCAGTTCTTCTTGATCTCCGTGCAGTCCCGCTTCATCAGCCCGCATATCGTGCACTCGCCGGGGCCGACATACACCACCTTTTTCGCTACCGCCTGCTGTGACCTGGTCATGACTCCTCCGTGGTGTTCATTAATCCGTTTCCTGTTTGATAACGATCCGCAGGTGCTCATTGAGTTGGGTCAACTGCTGCACCAGGGCCGCCTGTTTGGCCTCCGATACCTGCACCGCCACCGATAGCCGGCTCACCTGGTTGGCAATCTCAGAAATCCTCTGCTCGAGCAACTGGTCACGATTGATGGCAGATCGATCAGTGTCCCGGGTGTAGACGAATGATCCGGCGATGACGATGCCGATAAAGGTCAGCACCCCGATCGTACGGTTCATCGCCGTCAACAACTTCGGGATGCTCTTCACCAACTCGTTCATGTTCTTGCGCCGCTCCACCTCAACGTTGTGAAACGCACAGACTCCGGTTTTTTCGATATCGCAGGATAATCGCTCCATCTCGCAGGAGCGTGGTCCTGCTCCCGTCACCCGTTCAGCCATCACCGCCTCCATCGCTTAGAATAAGCCGGGATCCATGAGCGCGATTAGAACAAGCCGCCGTCCTTCTCGACCGGGCTATCGGTCCAGGTTTGATGGGTCTCCCGACTAGCGTCATGGTTGTACTCGTACGGCCGCGACGCATCGAGACTCAAGCCCGAAGCGTGACCGGTGCTGTTGGCCTCGATGGTCGAATAATCGCCCAGCCAGAAGTGCGCCCGACTGCCGTCACCGGTGCCCAATTCCGAATCGAAGATCAGATTGTTGCCGTCGCCCTCGACGATCAGATCCGGAGAGCCGGTGCGCTTGCCCCGGTCGTCACCCTCCACCCGGTCCCAGACCTCCAGACCCAGCCGCAGATACTCGGGCAGCGATCGGTCAAACACGTCGGCCATGGTGCGCGGGGCCTGACTATGCCCGAGCCGGTCGATATAGCCGGCGATCAGCATGCCGCCGAGCGCCTGCGAGGTCGCCGAATCGTAGTCGATAGACTGGTGCAACCGGACCAGGGCCTCGGCCCGCTTGTTGATCGATTCGTAATGGTTTGCCAGGTTTTCCGACTCGGCAAACGTGCCCTGTTCGGTCACCGAGGTCACCCGGCCTGGGTCGGCCTTGTCATCATAGTGATAGGTAACCGACTTGCCACCGACACACCCCGCCACCAGCAGCGACACCACCGGCACCAGCAGCACCCACAACAGCGCACCCAACCGTTTCATCACTCACCTCCCGGCACGTCCACGCGCCTGAAAACCAGATCGATCACCGCCGTACCGCTGATCCGCACCTCACTGCCCGCCGGCAGGTCATAAGCCGGGCAGAGCGGATAAGCGCGGCTGTACGGCCCGTTGACGCCGTCAGCCCCGAACAGGGCCGCCATGAAATAGCTGTCGCAGCGCAGCGGATCCGGATCCGGCAGCTCGACGAAAAACGACCGCTGATCCGGCCCAATGTCGGCCACCACCGTCACCCGCTCATCACCGGCCAGCCGGTACAGGGCGAACCCGGCCGGCGGCGCCTCCGGATCGGCCGCATAGGAAAACGACACCTCATACTGCGCCGCCCAGCCGTCGGCCGCCCACAGCAGCGAGCACACCACCCCGAACAGCACCCCGACCACCACCAGCCCCACCTTCAGCATCCGCTCCATCTCACACCTCAATCGTCTTGATGGTACCCACCAGCGCCGAGCCGTCGACAATCCGCCCGCCGGCCACCGTCACCCCTTGGCCCGGCCGCCAGAACCCGTCCGCCGCCACCTCGTGGACGCCGCCGAACACATCCTGCACCAGGTAGCGGCCGGCCCCGGTCTTGCGCCGCACCGTGCCGGGCCAGCTGGCCGGCCCCGGGGCGGAGAACAGCCGCCGCAACGCCTCGTTAGCCTTCATCCTCGGTCTCCATGGTCAGCATCGTGTCGATGGTGTAGGCGTCACCATCCAGCGTCACGGTGATCTCGTAGCCGGTCAGCAGCCCCGGCCGCGCCCCCTCGTCCAGCTCCAACAGCCCGTACGACCCCGGGGCGATCCACCCCACCAGCCCGCACACGGCGGTACTGATCAGCCGGTCCGAACAGGCGTGATCGATCTCGGCAATCCCCCGCGCCACCGCCACCTGCTCGGTGACGATCAGCGGATCACCAATCGGCGGACCCGGCTTGTCCCCCGGCGGCCGCGCCACCCGTACCGGCTGCATCACGCCACCCCCATCAGCACCGCCACCCCTACCGGGAACCGCTGCTGCTCGTTGGTCAGCCCGCCGGTCTCGGCCGGCGGCGTCACCCGAAACAGCGTCACCCGAAACGAATAGCTGATATCCCCCACCGCCGGCACCGCCGCCGCGGTAAGCCGCCGCCCGTCCACCTGCAACCGGCCGTCCCGCCCGTACCAGAGCGCCGACGGCCGCCCGAGCGGCACGTGGGACAACTCCACGCTCGTATCGGCAAAAGGAAAAAACGTCCACGCCAGGGTCCGGCTCCGGCTCTCCTGGCCAACCATCGACACGTTGCCGCCGGTGGCCCGCACCGAGACGATGCGCAGCCCCGGCTCATGGTGCACCCAGAAGTAAAACGGCTCCCGCGGCCCGAACTCGGTCTTGGCCGTGCCGTCCGCGTTGCGGTTGCGCACCTCGTCCAGCTCCGCCACGGCCAGCGCGGACCCAGCGACCACCCCCTCACCGAAGCCGATAACGATCGAATCAAGCGGCCCGCTCATCATCCACCTCCCGGACAAACTGCACATCCTCCACCCGCCCGTTACGGGCCAGCCAGCGCCAGTAACGGGTCCGGTAGCGCACCAGGGCCAGCGAGGCCCCGGCCACCTCGGCCTGCACCGTGCCGTCCTCGCTGTAGATCAGCGCCCCCAGCTGCCGCTGCCGCCAGTCCACCGACACCAGCCCGTAACAGGGCTTGCTCAGCCGGCCGACGCCGCCGAACAGCTCCACCTGCTCCTCGACGATCTCCTCCACCTCGCCCATCGGCTCCACGCTCACCCAGTCCCCGCCGCTGCTGGACAGGGCGAAGCGGCGGCCGTCCACCCGCGGCACGTCATAGCCGCGGATCTCCTTGAGCGCCCCGGACAGGTCGTTATACTCCAGCCAGGCGTTACGGCTGGAGTCCAGCAGGTTGGAGACGGTGAAGCAGTTGTAGCCGGGCCGCTCGTCGCCCTCGTCGTCGTGCGAGAACAGGTCATACAGGTCGGAGATAATGAACTCCGGCTCCGCCTCACCCCAGCGGTTGACGCTCACCGGATAGGCGGGGATCACCCGCAGCGTCCCGTCCGGCGCACTCTGCTTGATGCCCCCGGCGGCCCGGGCCAGCTTGTCGATCACCGCCAGCGGCGTCTCGTTGGTGGCGAACAGCGTATCCGCCGGCACCCGCCAATCGACGATCTCCCAGCTCACGCTCACCCCGTACGGCGCGGCCAGCTCGGCGGCGATCGCCGAGGCCCACCCCGGCTCGAACTCGCGGACCAGCACCTCCCGATCGAGCAGCACCGCCGGCGAGGCGGCCGTGATCACCCAGGTGTCCGCCGCCTCGGTGGTCCGGGCCCGGCGCGGCTTGCGCGTCACCACCAGGGAGTACACGTCGTCGCCGATCCTCACTTCCATCGCCGCCCACTTCGCGGCCAGCAGCGCATCGGCCTGGCGGGCCGTCGACACCTCGGCCTCGATCACGTCCTGCTCCCGCAGCGCCGACACGTTGATCACCCGCACCCCGGCCAGCAGCACCCCGCCGATCCGCACCGTGTGCGCCGGCCGCTGCGTCACCGAACCGCCCCCGGCCACGGCGTAGAGGTGCGCAAACGCCTTGCGGAACCGGTCGAACTCCATCAGCTCGTAGCCATGCGGCAACTCGAAGCGGAACCCGGCCCCGGCGATCATATACGACAGCTCCTGCACCAGCCGCAGCCCGGCCCGGATATCATAGCCGCGCTCCGCCTCCACGGTGAAGCGGGCCAGGTCGTGATAGAGCCGGTCGAACACCTTGCGCAGCTGCGGCGCGTTGGTGTAGTTGCGGGGAAAGGCCCGCCGGAAGGTGGGCAGGGAGCGGTAATGCAAGGCATGCTCAAGGCACATGCGCAGGCCGTAGAGATGGTCCTGAACATGAACGAACCGCTCGGTGAGATGATAATAGAGAGGCTGGTCGACAAGAAACCGTTCCGTCAGGTGATAGAAATACTGGTTCTCGGAGAGAAACCGCCCTAAACTCCCATACTCCAGGTCG encodes the following:
- the ltrA gene encoding group II intron reverse transcriptase/maturase; its protein translation is MKADDLRQADTVKGLSGRNSERTLTGAEMSPSAGKQTKAELRQQGELMEAACERSNMLLAYQRVMENKGSAGVDGIGIAEFKDHLKRHWPTIRAKLLAGAYTPSPVRRVDIPKPQGGVRTLGIPTLTDRLIQQALHQVLSPLFEPDFSESNYGFRPGRNAHQAVKAARQYVAEGRRFVVDMDLEKFFDRVNHDLLMGRVMKKVNDRRVACLIRRYLECGILTNGVVLPRTEGTPQGGPLSPLLSNILLTDLDRELERRGHAFCRYADDCNIYVKSRRSGERVMGSITRFLGEVLQLTVNEGKSAVARPWERKFLGYSMTWHKQPKLRIAPASRQRLADRIREVLKGACGRNLKKTISELSPILRGWMAYFRLTEVKGVLEELDGWIRRKLRCILWRQWKRRFTRARNLMKAGLTKERAWRSVSNQRGPWWNSGASHMNHAFRKAYFDRLGLVSLLDTMRRLQCIQ